A single region of the Enterobacter cloacae complex sp. R_G8 genome encodes:
- the plsB gene encoding glycerol-3-phosphate 1-O-acyltransferase PlsB: MSGWPRIYYKLLNLPLSVLVKSKSIPAEPALELGLDTSRPIMYVLPYNSKADLLTLRAQCLAHDLPDPLEPLEVDGTLLPRYVFIHGGPRVFTYYTPKEESIKLFHDYLDLHRSNPDLDVQMVPVSVMFGRRPGREKGEENPPLRMLNGIQKFFAVSWLGRDSFVRFSPSVSLRRMADEHGTDKIIAQKLARVARMHFARQRLAAVGPRLPARQDLFNKLLASKAIARAVEDEARTKKISHEKAQQNAIALMEEIAANFSYEMIRLSDRILGFTWNRLYQGINVHNAERVRQLAHDGHEIVYVPCHRSHMDYLLLSYVLYHQGLVPPHIAAGINLNFWPAGPIFRRLGAFFIRRTFKGNKLYSTVFREYLGELFSRGYSVEYFVEGGRSRTGRLLDPKTGTLSMTIQAMLRGGTRPITLVPIYIGYEHVMEVGTYAKELRGATKEKESLPQMLRGLSKLRNLGQGYVNFGEPMPLMTYLNNHVPEWRESIDPIEAVRPAWLTPTVNGIAAELMVRINNAGAANAMNLCCTALLASRQRSLTREQLTEQLDCYLDLMRNVPYSVDSTTPASTASELIDHALQMNKFEVEKDTIGDIIILPREQAVLMTYYRNNIAHMLMLPSLMAAIITQHRRISRQELLRHVETLYPMLKAELFLRWSKDELAIELDKMTEELRRQGLITVVNDELHINPSRSRTLQLLAAGARETLQRYAITFWLLSANPSINRGTLEKESRTLAQRLSVLHGINAPEFFDKAVFSSLVLTLRDEGFISDTGDAEPEETLKVYQMLAELITSDVRLTIESATQGE; this comes from the coding sequence ATGTCTGGCTGGCCACGAATTTACTACAAATTACTTAATTTACCATTAAGCGTCCTGGTAAAAAGTAAGTCTATCCCAGCAGAACCCGCGCTGGAATTGGGGCTCGATACGTCGCGCCCTATTATGTATGTTTTGCCTTACAACTCGAAGGCAGACTTGCTGACGCTTCGCGCCCAATGTCTGGCGCATGACTTACCTGACCCGCTTGAACCGTTAGAAGTCGACGGTACGCTGTTGCCGCGATACGTATTCATTCACGGTGGGCCACGCGTGTTTACCTATTACACGCCAAAAGAAGAGTCCATTAAGCTGTTCCACGACTATCTCGACCTGCATCGCAGCAATCCCGATCTGGATGTGCAAATGGTGCCGGTGTCAGTGATGTTTGGTCGTCGTCCGGGCCGCGAAAAAGGGGAAGAGAACCCACCGTTACGCATGCTTAATGGCATCCAGAAATTCTTCGCCGTCTCCTGGCTGGGACGCGACAGCTTTGTGCGTTTCTCCCCTTCCGTCTCGCTGCGCAGAATGGCGGACGAGCACGGCACCGATAAGATCATCGCGCAAAAACTGGCGCGCGTGGCGCGCATGCATTTCGCTCGTCAGCGTCTGGCCGCCGTGGGACCGCGTCTTCCGGCACGTCAGGACCTGTTCAACAAGCTGCTGGCCTCCAAAGCGATCGCCCGTGCCGTTGAAGACGAAGCGCGCACTAAGAAGATTTCTCACGAAAAAGCACAGCAGAACGCTATTGCGCTGATGGAAGAGATCGCCGCGAACTTCTCCTATGAGATGATCCGTCTTTCTGACCGCATCCTTGGCTTCACATGGAACCGCCTCTATCAGGGCATTAACGTCCATAACGCCGAGCGCGTTCGCCAACTGGCGCATGACGGCCATGAAATTGTTTATGTGCCCTGCCACCGCAGCCACATGGACTACCTGCTTCTCTCGTATGTGCTTTATCACCAGGGACTGGTGCCTCCGCACATCGCGGCCGGTATCAACCTGAACTTCTGGCCAGCAGGCCCGATTTTCCGCCGTCTGGGGGCGTTCTTTATTCGTCGTACCTTTAAGGGCAACAAGCTCTACTCTACCGTGTTCCGCGAATATCTGGGCGAGCTGTTCAGCCGCGGTTATTCCGTTGAGTACTTCGTGGAGGGGGGACGTTCACGCACCGGCCGTCTGCTGGATCCGAAAACCGGCACGCTGTCGATGACCATCCAGGCAATGCTGCGCGGCGGTACCCGTCCGATCACGCTGGTACCCATTTACATTGGCTACGAGCACGTCATGGAAGTGGGGACTTACGCCAAAGAGCTGCGTGGGGCGACCAAAGAGAAAGAGAGCCTGCCGCAGATGCTGCGCGGTCTGAGCAAGTTACGCAATCTCGGCCAGGGCTACGTGAACTTCGGCGAGCCAATGCCGTTGATGACGTACCTGAACAACCATGTCCCTGAGTGGCGCGAGTCTATCGATCCTATCGAAGCGGTGCGTCCGGCCTGGCTGACGCCAACGGTTAACGGTATCGCGGCTGAGCTGATGGTGCGTATTAACAACGCCGGTGCCGCAAACGCCATGAACCTGTGCTGTACTGCACTGCTGGCGTCACGTCAACGCTCGCTGACCCGTGAACAGCTTACGGAGCAGCTGGATTGCTATCTTGACCTGATGCGCAACGTTCCCTATTCGGTGGATTCAACGACGCCTGCCAGCACGGCGAGCGAGCTGATCGACCATGCGCTGCAGATGAACAAGTTTGAAGTCGAGAAAGATACGATTGGCGACATCATCATTCTCCCGCGCGAGCAGGCGGTGCTGATGACCTACTATCGTAACAATATCGCCCACATGCTGATGCTACCGTCGCTGATGGCGGCGATCATTACCCAGCATCGCCGTATTTCTCGTCAGGAGCTGCTGCGTCATGTGGAGACGCTCTATCCGATGCTGAAAGCAGAGCTGTTCCTGCGCTGGAGCAAGGATGAACTGGCGATTGAGCTGGATAAAATGACCGAGGAGTTGCGTCGTCAGGGGCTGATTACCGTCGTTAACGATGAGCTGCATATTAATCCGTCACGCTCCCGCACGCTGCAACTGCTGGCGGCGGGTGCGCGTGAAACGCTGCAGCGCTACGCTATCACCTTCTGGCTGCTGAGCGCGAACCCATCCATTAACCGCGGTACGCTGGAGAAAGAGAGTCGGACGCTGGCGCAGCGTCTGTCCGTTCTGCACGGCATCAACGCCCCGGAATTCTTCGACAAAGCGGTCTTCAGTTCACTGGTACTGACGCTGCGTGATGAAGGGTTCATTAGCGACACGGGCGATGCCGAGCCGGAAGAGACGCTGAAGGTGTATCAGATGCTGGCAGAGCTGATTACCTCCGACGTGCGTTTGACGATTGAGAGTGCGACGCAGGGCGAGTGA
- the ubiA gene encoding 4-hydroxybenzoate octaprenyltransferase, with protein MEWSLTQNKLLAYHRLMRTDKPIGALLLLWPTLWALWVATPGVPPLWILGVFVAGVWLMRAAGCVVNDYADRKFDGHVKRTANRPLPSGQVTEKEARVLFIVLVLLSFLLVLTLNTMTILLSVAALALAWVYPFMKRYTHLPQVVLGAAFGWSIPMAFAAVSESVPLSCWLMFLANILWAVAYDTQYAMVDRDDDLKIGIKSTAILFGRHDKLIIGILQIAVLALMVAIGRLNGLNWEFYWSVLVAGLLFAYQQKLIAKRERDACFKAFMNNNYVGLVLFLGLAMSYFG; from the coding sequence ATGGAGTGGAGCCTGACGCAGAACAAGCTGCTGGCCTATCACCGCTTAATGCGTACCGATAAACCCATCGGCGCGCTACTGCTGTTGTGGCCGACATTATGGGCGCTATGGGTGGCGACGCCGGGCGTTCCACCGCTGTGGATCCTGGGCGTGTTTGTGGCCGGTGTCTGGCTGATGCGTGCGGCGGGCTGTGTGGTCAATGACTACGCCGATCGTAAATTCGACGGACATGTGAAACGGACAGCCAATCGTCCGTTACCCAGTGGGCAGGTCACAGAGAAAGAGGCCCGCGTGCTGTTCATCGTGCTGGTGCTGCTCTCCTTCCTGCTGGTGTTAACCCTCAACACCATGACCATCCTGCTTTCCGTTGCGGCTCTCGCGCTGGCCTGGGTCTATCCGTTTATGAAACGCTATACTCATCTGCCGCAGGTGGTGCTGGGCGCGGCGTTTGGCTGGTCGATCCCGATGGCGTTTGCGGCGGTCAGTGAGTCGGTACCGCTGAGCTGCTGGCTGATGTTCCTGGCGAACATTCTCTGGGCTGTGGCTTACGACACGCAATATGCGATGGTCGACCGCGATGACGATCTGAAAATTGGTATTAAATCGACCGCCATTCTGTTTGGTCGTCACGATAAGCTGATTATCGGTATCCTGCAGATTGCCGTGCTGGCACTGATGGTGGCGATTGGCCGCCTGAACGGGCTGAACTGGGAGTTTTACTGGTCAGTGCTGGTGGCGGGACTGCTGTTTGCTTACCAGCAGAAGCTGATCGCAAAGCGTGAGCGTGATGCCTGTTTTAAAGCGTTTATGAATAATAACTACGTGGGCCTGGTGCTGTTTCTGGGGCTGGCGATGAGCTATTTTGGCTAA
- the ubiC gene encoding chorismate lyase, giving the protein MSHPALTQLRALRYFDQIPALDPQQLDWLLLEDSMTKRFEQQGKTVTVTMIQEGFVTSADIASELPLLPKEARYWLREILLCADGEPWLAGRTVVPESTLSGPELALQRLGNTPLGRYLFTSSELTRDFIEIGRDAELLGRRSRLRLSGKPLILTELFLPASPLY; this is encoded by the coding sequence ATGTCACACCCCGCGCTAACGCAACTGCGTGCGCTGCGCTATTTTGACCAAATACCTGCGCTTGACCCGCAGCAGCTTGACTGGTTGCTGCTGGAAGATTCCATGACTAAACGTTTTGAGCAACAGGGCAAGACGGTTACGGTGACGATGATTCAGGAAGGGTTTGTCACTTCCGCTGACATTGCCAGTGAACTGCCGCTGTTGCCAAAAGAAGCACGCTACTGGTTGCGTGAAATTTTGCTCTGCGCGGATGGTGAGCCGTGGCTCGCCGGGCGAACGGTGGTGCCTGAATCCACCCTTTCCGGGCCAGAGCTGGCACTGCAACGGCTGGGAAATACCCCGCTCGGGCGGTACCTTTTCACTTCGTCTGAACTTACCCGGGATTTTATCGAGATTGGTCGCGATGCCGAACTGTTGGGACGTCGTTCCCGTCTTCGCCTGAGCGGTAAACCGTTAATACTGACGGAGCTTTTTTTACCGGCATCGCCGTTGTACTGA
- the malM gene encoding maltose operon protein MalM produces the protein MKMKKSLVALCLSAGLLACVPAVSLADVNFVPQNTSAAPAIPAAALQQLTWTPVDQSKTQSTQLSMGGQQLNVPGISGPVAAYSVPANIGELTLTLTSEVNKQTSVFAPNVLILDQNMTPSAFFPSDYFSYQEPGVMSADRLEGVMRLTPALGQQKIYVLVFTTEKDLQQTTKLVDPAKAYAKGTGNSVPDIPDPLARHTTDGLVKLKVSTNSASSVLVGPLFGSSGPGPVTVGNTAAPVYTAPAATAAATAAPAPAKKAEPVLNDTEEYFNNAIKQAVKRGDVDKALKLLDEAERLGSTTARSTFISSVKGKG, from the coding sequence ATGAAAATGAAGAAAAGTCTCGTCGCGCTGTGCCTCTCTGCGGGGCTGTTAGCCTGTGTTCCGGCCGTCTCCTTGGCAGACGTGAATTTCGTGCCACAAAATACCAGTGCTGCGCCGGCTATCCCGGCAGCGGCACTCCAGCAACTGACATGGACGCCGGTTGATCAATCCAAAACGCAGTCAACCCAGCTCTCTATGGGTGGCCAACAGCTGAATGTGCCGGGGATTTCTGGCCCCGTTGCGGCTTATAGCGTACCGGCGAACATTGGTGAATTGACCCTGACGCTGACCAGCGAAGTGAACAAACAGACCAGCGTGTTTGCGCCAAACGTCCTGATCCTCGATCAAAACATGACGCCATCGGCGTTCTTCCCGAGCGACTATTTTAGCTATCAGGAACCGGGCGTGATGAGTGCAGATCGGCTGGAAGGTGTTATGCGCCTGACGCCTGCCCTGGGTCAGCAAAAAATTTATGTTCTGGTATTCACGACCGAGAAAGATCTGCAGCAGACAACAAAGCTGGTTGACCCGGCGAAAGCTTATGCCAAAGGCACCGGTAACTCTGTCCCGGATATTCCGGATCCGCTTGCCCGTCATACCACTGATGGTCTGGTCAAACTGAAAGTTTCCACCAACAGCGCTTCCAGCGTACTCGTTGGCCCACTGTTTGGCTCGTCTGGTCCAGGTCCGGTGACCGTGGGGAATACCGCTGCACCTGTTTATACCGCGCCAGCGGCTACGGCAGCCGCGACCGCAGCCCCTGCTCCGGCGAAAAAAGCTGAGCCGGTACTGAACGACACCGAAGAATACTTCAACAACGCCATTAAGCAGGCGGTGAAGCGCGGTGATGTCGATAAGGCGCTGAAACTGCTTGATGAAGCCGAACGTTTAGGTTCAACCACTGCCCGTTCCACCTTTATCAGCAGTGTAAAAGGCAAGGGGTAA